A region of Fibrobacter succinogenes subsp. succinogenes S85 DNA encodes the following proteins:
- a CDS encoding MotA/TolQ/ExbB proton channel family protein — MILDERNGVILSGAHSAKSKDLVKFFAIVLMLASSAFAWPWSSDKKSAEDEARIKDSLLQIEVRNLQREVETLTRIRMQKADSLEKLDAKHWSNRYAESQLTEEHQNKTRELDGRYSKLSTDLGRVTEEVMANKNVTEEAEEKSKSEEIAFDALNTQVKLSIEKTLGDVAGDYPVGMNKRLLNLKRASAEAEKNVPNTIAAVQGYMADLLARHEVTYTQSYGAELSQVGTRPDVNVNRLRLGTVFLGEVANDNGDVQALLRSGALQGKVFEWNANLPTEMAANIKSAVNQAGSVASAATDAQATIAIPLDVLQNKAIKNSITDAKELTWTEEFKVFFKKGGIVMYPLSLVAIIALLLFLERFVMLSYRGHLGRRFTKKMDALVAEKKYEEAANLCLKKETSLAMVLFAVLNKVNDTRENAERSLQEALLREQPKLERRMGLLAAMGTIAPLLGLLGTVTGIITLFTVITEVGTNDARVLAGGISEALVTTEMGLVIAIPVMILHGLLSEKIEKITSELYVQSTSLMNKVFGKESK; from the coding sequence ATGATTTTAGACGAAAGAAATGGTGTCATCCTGAGCGGAGCACATAGTGCGAAGTCGAAGGATTTAGTGAAGTTTTTTGCAATTGTCTTAATGCTCGCCTCTTCTGCTTTTGCATGGCCATGGTCGAGCGACAAGAAGAGCGCCGAAGACGAAGCCCGTATCAAGGATTCCTTGTTGCAAATCGAAGTGCGCAATTTGCAGCGCGAAGTCGAAACGCTTACCCGCATCCGCATGCAAAAAGCCGATTCCCTTGAAAAGCTCGATGCCAAGCATTGGAGCAATCGCTATGCCGAATCGCAGTTGACCGAAGAACATCAGAATAAAACGCGTGAACTGGACGGTCGCTATTCCAAACTCTCAACAGATCTTGGCCGCGTCACCGAAGAAGTGATGGCAAACAAAAATGTCACTGAAGAAGCGGAAGAAAAGTCCAAGAGCGAAGAAATTGCATTTGATGCGCTCAACACGCAAGTGAAGCTTTCCATTGAAAAGACTCTTGGCGATGTAGCGGGCGATTATCCGGTCGGGATGAACAAGCGCCTTTTGAACTTGAAACGCGCCAGTGCTGAAGCCGAAAAGAATGTGCCGAATACGATTGCTGCGGTGCAGGGCTATATGGCAGATTTGCTTGCCCGTCACGAAGTCACTTACACGCAGTCTTATGGTGCTGAACTTTCGCAGGTCGGTACGCGCCCGGATGTGAACGTGAATCGTTTGCGCTTGGGAACGGTGTTCCTCGGCGAAGTGGCAAACGACAATGGTGATGTGCAGGCGCTATTGCGCTCTGGTGCTTTGCAGGGCAAGGTCTTTGAATGGAATGCAAATCTGCCCACGGAAATGGCTGCAAATATCAAGTCTGCCGTGAACCAGGCGGGCTCGGTGGCAAGTGCTGCAACGGACGCGCAGGCTACTATCGCAATTCCGCTTGATGTACTGCAGAACAAGGCCATCAAAAATTCTATCACCGATGCAAAGGAACTCACTTGGACCGAAGAATTCAAGGTGTTCTTCAAGAAGGGCGGTATCGTGATGTATCCGCTTTCGCTTGTGGCGATCATTGCGCTCCTCTTGTTCCTAGAACGTTTCGTGATGCTTTCTTACCGTGGTCATCTCGGCCGTCGCTTCACCAAGAAAATGGATGCGCTTGTCGCTGAGAAAAAGTACGAAGAAGCCGCCAATCTCTGCCTCAAGAAAGAGACGAGTCTTGCAATGGTGCTTTTTGCCGTGCTTAACAAGGTAAACGACACGCGTGAAAATGCGGAACGCTCCTTGCAAGAAGCTTTGCTCCGTGAACAGCCGAAACTTGAACGCCGCATGGGCCTTCTGGCGGCGATGGGTACGATTGCTCCGCTTCTGGGTTTGCTTGGAACGGTGACGGGTATCATTACGCTCTTTACTGTCATTACCGAAGTCGGGACGAATGATGCTCGCGTGCTTGCAGGCGGTATTTCTGAAGCTCTTGTCACGACTGAAATGGGCTTGGTCATTGCAATCCCTGTGATGATTTTGCATGGGCTCCTGAGCGAAAAGATTGAAAAAATTACCAGCGAACTCTACGTGCAAAGTACTTCGCTTATGAATAAAGTCTTTGGAAAGGAAAGTAAGTAA
- a CDS encoding tetratricopeptide repeat protein, with protein sequence MKPLFLVLLFVMSSFAAQSSFDLMERANALYRSGKFKQAILLYRKAEDRGADPVAVSFNIANSYYQMDKYPEAAAAYRKAVDYSEGNFAPALFNMASVYFRLKQFPECIAVYHRALKLDPDNISGWLYLGEAYTKTGDKVGALRAIENAYRLDKNDISIVYQLSEANIALNDFDRAVAVIREGYTLHPEESDFLVYLGDVYRLNKNFEESANAYREALSVKIDDTQIMYKLADVLAEDKKPYIAMEILNNILQIKPDFSDAAIFMGNLAYDAKFYDRAEYAYELVAKNGNAEAVFGFKNMAYDAHAQKRDEESVRLLNVALKYFPNDASLIADLLEMQSGN encoded by the coding sequence ATGAAACCGCTTTTTCTTGTTTTGCTTTTTGTAATGTCGTCGTTTGCGGCGCAATCGTCTTTTGACTTGATGGAACGCGCAAACGCCCTTTATCGCAGTGGGAAATTCAAGCAAGCTATCCTCTTGTACCGCAAGGCCGAAGACCGCGGCGCCGATCCCGTTGCCGTGAGTTTCAACATTGCCAATAGCTATTATCAAATGGACAAATATCCCGAAGCTGCCGCCGCCTACCGCAAGGCTGTGGACTATTCCGAAGGCAATTTTGCACCCGCACTTTTCAATATGGCGAGCGTCTACTTCCGCTTAAAGCAGTTCCCGGAATGCATTGCCGTTTACCACCGTGCGCTCAAACTCGACCCCGATAACATTTCCGGCTGGCTTTACCTCGGCGAAGCCTACACCAAAACCGGCGACAAAGTCGGAGCCCTCCGCGCCATCGAAAATGCTTACCGCCTCGACAAAAATGACATCAGCATCGTTTACCAGCTCTCCGAGGCAAACATTGCTCTGAACGACTTTGACCGAGCCGTTGCCGTAATTCGCGAAGGCTACACGCTCCATCCCGAAGAATCCGATTTCCTAGTCTACCTCGGTGACGTATACCGCCTGAACAAGAATTTCGAAGAAAGCGCCAACGCCTACCGCGAAGCCCTCAGCGTGAAAATCGACGACACGCAAATTATGTACAAGCTTGCCGATGTCCTCGCCGAAGATAAAAAGCCCTACATCGCCATGGAAATCTTAAATAACATTTTGCAAATCAAGCCTGATTTCTCTGATGCCGCTATCTTCATGGGAAACCTTGCGTACGATGCAAAGTTCTATGATCGCGCCGAATATGCCTACGAGCTTGTCGCCAAAAACGGGAATGCTGAAGCCGTCTTTGGCTTCAAGAATATGGCCTACGATGCCCACGCGCAAAAACGCGACGAGGAATCCGTGCGCCTCCTGAATGTCGCTTTAAAATATTTCCCGAACGACGCTTCCCTCATTGCAGACTTGCTCGAAATGCAGTCTGGAAACTGA
- a CDS encoding PD-(D/E)XK nuclease family transposase: MNQSIPEKLKGKTYIDPRTDTGFKSLFASKDAIKDFVDGILHLKGDDQIKNLNYSFEHTLRFMIPEERKVILDAFATTGSKRFLNIEMQKADHSFFIDRTILYKAFLIIKGKHEMDKSEEFKTLTKEEKEYRRYEIPETISIWICDFELPYCMEKYIDEWAIYSKEVLDGGIIETLFPKNKYIIVSLPKFNKTADEVKDPVDAWLYVLKHAHEGEPLPDFGNGIVNDALNRIKIENLDKTTLNELEREMIAKEEIECRLAGAKIETRFEMVDAMLANDIPIEKIAIISGISLDEIKKRSAQR, from the coding sequence ATGAATCAATCTATTCCTGAAAAGCTAAAAGGCAAAACCTACATCGACCCGAGAACCGATACCGGATTCAAGAGCCTGTTCGCCAGCAAGGATGCCATCAAGGACTTCGTTGATGGAATCTTGCACCTGAAAGGCGACGACCAAATCAAGAATCTGAATTACTCGTTTGAACATACGTTAAGATTTATGATTCCCGAAGAGCGGAAAGTCATTTTGGATGCTTTCGCAACTACGGGTTCTAAGCGTTTCCTTAATATTGAAATGCAGAAGGCAGACCACAGTTTCTTTATCGACCGAACCATATTGTACAAAGCGTTTTTGATTATAAAAGGCAAGCATGAAATGGATAAATCAGAAGAATTTAAAACGCTCACAAAAGAAGAAAAGGAATACCGGCGTTATGAAATTCCCGAAACAATATCCATTTGGATTTGTGATTTTGAATTGCCGTACTGCATGGAAAAATACATTGATGAATGGGCTATTTATAGCAAGGAAGTGTTAGATGGAGGAATCATCGAGACGTTATTCCCCAAAAATAAGTATATTATTGTAAGTCTGCCGAAGTTTAATAAAACCGCAGACGAGGTAAAAGATCCTGTTGACGCCTGGCTCTATGTGCTCAAACACGCGCATGAGGGCGAACCGCTTCCTGACTTTGGGAATGGAATCGTCAACGACGCCTTGAACCGCATCAAAATTGAAAACTTGGACAAAACCACTCTGAACGAACTGGAGCGAGAAATGATTGCAAAAGAAGAAATAGAATGTCGTTTGGCTGGTGCCAAGATTGAGACTCGATTTGAAATGGTCGATGCGATGCTTGCTAACGATATTCCTATTGAAAAAATCGCTATTATTTCCGGTATTTCTCTGGACGAAATTAAAAAGCGCAGCGCGCAGCGCTGA
- a CDS encoding TonB-dependent receptor plug domain-containing protein, translated as MSFMLKIVVFVSLMVAFAAAHERIIFNGIVQDDSFEAHEKLNVEILETGEALQTTVGTPFSVVLPADTLWNICVTNSDTSGAEKEKCYELLYFGNDSTFSKTLGPDAVTVDEVGSGTESVINSAQAESKDPVDSAEGAANSDSTSDVDVEKLLASGSANSKVTELKKVVVQLRRRPKRKPGESVVSAKSIKRMPGLAEADVIKSIQALPGVVASSDFSSKIYVRGGAADQNLFLFDNAVVYSPVHFFGLFSTFLVEGIDDVQFYKSGFPAQYGNRLSSVLKMEGRAGGQDSVEEWFSKSSIKISTFAAQLHTEGHKGPARWVFAGRTTYIGYILDLCNAIGLLDLDLDYEFTDLQGTFMYDLSKDTRLKFSFYIGKDRLEFDPLYMDWGNIAIPLGIYHRIDGNWDYNSTFAYSKFYQLMKVSDLMSIEMLLYTFAGKQWLNYRGIDNHTFTFGYELEYDNERYQEKMASISVADNEETFHHVAYAQDAWKISPDYLLQYGLRFNYQTASQHFGVEPRASLTVNLDDTKSLELYGGYYLQYLNSIVYTDQETLNEFYYPATTTTDGRHVKPASSWLFAAEYSHRDLFEGYDFTAGVYYKTQNNLNTFAMKQDSSDESSSKKLVLADNFGTADGYSFGYELSLRKDKGWWFGGINWSQSISVARANDGSKPYFPSWHQPYALKMDLGINWKGGEDALWQHKKKGRYFRSSLALKYSSGMPISEYKGYYLQQEIGTQRYSDDIVVLPGSRNAGRQTDYFRIDLKAIDMGREGKWNFSWTIINLTNHDNMFFTFYDTRKNPPKKTEITQFPFLPIMLNYEYYF; from the coding sequence ATGAGTTTTATGTTGAAAATTGTTGTTTTTGTGTCGTTGATGGTTGCGTTTGCCGCAGCCCACGAACGTATTATCTTCAATGGAATTGTTCAGGATGACTCGTTTGAAGCTCACGAAAAGCTAAATGTCGAAATTCTCGAAACGGGCGAAGCTTTGCAGACGACCGTGGGGACGCCTTTTAGCGTTGTCCTCCCTGCCGATACGCTTTGGAACATTTGTGTGACGAACTCCGATACTTCTGGTGCCGAGAAGGAAAAATGCTATGAACTCCTGTATTTCGGTAACGATAGCACGTTCAGCAAAACGCTTGGCCCCGACGCAGTCACTGTTGACGAGGTTGGTTCCGGAACGGAGTCCGTGATAAACTCCGCGCAAGCGGAGTCGAAGGATCCTGTAGACTCTGCCGAAGGCGCGGCAAACTCCGATAGCACATCCGATGTCGATGTGGAAAAACTTCTCGCTTCGGGTAGCGCGAATTCCAAAGTGACCGAACTCAAAAAAGTCGTGGTGCAGTTGCGCCGCCGTCCAAAGCGCAAGCCGGGTGAATCCGTCGTTTCCGCAAAGTCCATCAAGCGCATGCCGGGCCTTGCCGAAGCCGATGTCATCAAGAGCATTCAGGCGCTCCCGGGCGTTGTCGCCAGTTCCGATTTCAGTTCCAAGATTTACGTGCGCGGTGGTGCTGCCGACCAGAATCTCTTCTTGTTCGATAACGCCGTTGTCTATTCTCCGGTGCATTTCTTTGGGCTTTTTAGCACGTTCCTCGTCGAAGGTATTGACGATGTGCAGTTCTATAAGAGCGGATTCCCGGCGCAGTACGGCAACCGTTTAAGTTCTGTGCTCAAGATGGAAGGCCGTGCGGGCGGTCAGGATTCTGTCGAAGAATGGTTTAGCAAGTCGAGCATCAAAATCAGTACGTTTGCGGCACAGCTCCATACCGAAGGTCATAAGGGGCCTGCCCGCTGGGTGTTTGCGGGTCGTACAACTTACATCGGCTACATTCTGGACTTGTGCAATGCCATTGGCCTCCTAGATTTGGATCTAGATTATGAATTCACGGACTTGCAGGGAACATTTATGTATGATCTCTCCAAAGATACGCGCCTCAAGTTCAGTTTCTACATCGGCAAGGACCGCCTGGAATTTGACCCGCTTTATATGGACTGGGGTAACATAGCCATTCCGCTTGGCATTTACCACCGCATCGATGGCAACTGGGATTACAATTCGACATTTGCTTACAGCAAGTTTTACCAGTTGATGAAAGTAAGCGATCTCATGTCAATTGAAATGCTGCTTTACACATTTGCTGGCAAACAGTGGCTGAATTATCGTGGTATTGATAATCATACGTTTACCTTTGGCTACGAATTGGAATACGATAACGAACGTTATCAAGAAAAGATGGCGTCAATTTCCGTGGCTGATAATGAAGAGACTTTCCATCATGTCGCCTATGCACAAGATGCGTGGAAAATTTCACCGGATTACTTGCTGCAATATGGCTTGCGCTTCAATTACCAGACCGCATCACAACATTTTGGTGTAGAACCTCGTGCCTCGTTGACTGTTAATCTTGATGATACGAAATCGCTAGAACTTTATGGTGGTTACTATTTGCAGTATTTGAATTCAATTGTCTATACCGATCAGGAAACGCTCAATGAATTCTATTATCCTGCAACGACAACAACGGATGGACGTCACGTTAAACCCGCTTCGTCATGGCTCTTTGCCGCGGAATATAGCCACCGTGATCTTTTTGAAGGCTACGACTTTACGGCAGGCGTTTACTATAAAACTCAAAATAACTTGAATACGTTTGCGATGAAACAGGACAGTAGTGATGAATCGTCTTCAAAAAAATTAGTGCTGGCGGATAATTTCGGTACGGCAGATGGCTATTCGTTTGGCTATGAACTTTCTCTGCGTAAAGATAAAGGCTGGTGGTTTGGTGGAATCAACTGGAGCCAGAGTATAAGTGTTGCACGCGCTAATGATGGTTCCAAGCCGTATTTCCCGAGTTGGCATCAACCGTATGCTCTGAAGATGGATTTGGGCATCAACTGGAAAGGTGGTGAAGACGCCTTGTGGCAACATAAGAAAAAGGGGCGCTATTTCCGCTCGTCGCTTGCACTCAAGTATTCATCGGGTATGCCGATTAGTGAGTACAAAGGGTATTATCTGCAGCAGGAAATCGGTACGCAACGATATTCAGATGATATTGTGGTGTTGCCGGGAAGCCGCAATGCAGGCCGCCAAACGGATTATTTCAGAATTGACTTGAAGGCGATTGATATGGGTCGTGAAGGCAAGTGGAACTTTAGCTGGACAATTATCAACTTGACGAATCACGATAACATGTTCTTTACTTTCTACGATACGCGCAAGAATCCTCCGAAGAAAACAGAAATTACTCAGTTCCCCTTTTTACCGATTATGCTGAATTATGAATACTATTTCTAG
- a CDS encoding energy transducer TonB has translation MKLVKKLLKRFSILLAAILASMVLVFSVTMANLFLTGKIFHEKKFIKTEVSVKKVEEVEKKIEKKRTARKPNRQKSNSRSPKAGPRFAMALGAVSGTAGAAINSELVADFRGGALSTEKGDVDKKPENRSMPNFQVPPQIRDREIDAMLRLSFCVDVGGRAYDIKVIEESPAGSGLAQAGKDAIARMTFAPAEKDGKAVAFCGMEQPFEVKFRD, from the coding sequence ATGAAACTTGTTAAGAAATTATTAAAGCGTTTTTCAATCCTTCTCGCGGCGATTCTCGCGAGCATGGTTCTCGTATTCTCCGTGACGATGGCGAACTTGTTCTTGACGGGTAAAATCTTCCACGAAAAGAAATTCATCAAGACCGAAGTCTCCGTGAAAAAAGTTGAAGAAGTTGAAAAGAAAATTGAGAAAAAACGCACGGCACGCAAGCCAAACCGCCAAAAGTCCAATTCGCGCTCGCCCAAAGCGGGACCGCGTTTTGCCATGGCTCTTGGCGCCGTTTCAGGAACTGCGGGTGCTGCCATCAATAGCGAGCTCGTTGCCGATTTTCGAGGCGGCGCGCTCTCCACTGAAAAAGGCGATGTCGATAAAAAGCCGGAAAACCGCTCCATGCCGAATTTCCAGGTGCCGCCGCAAATCCGTGACCGCGAAATAGATGCCATGCTTCGTCTCAGTTTCTGTGTGGATGTTGGCGGACGCGCGTATGATATCAAAGTCATCGAAGAATCTCCCGCAGGCTCTGGACTTGCGCAAGCGGGGAAGGATGCTATTGCTCGTATGACTTTTGCTCCCGCTGAAAAAGATGGCAAAGCCGTTGCTTTCTGTGGCATGGAACAACCTTTCGAAGTGAAGTTTAGAGACTAG
- a CDS encoding MotA/TolQ/ExbB proton channel family protein, whose amino-acid sequence MTDFHYIFIESLRNTYEAGGVVMLPILLSGVVGFYFLFSSWFRIGSDFFRKDITKVVRRMQRGLTGERAVVGTESSSDEQRVQTTLTNLRKRGGFLSRELSYAIEIAQKNYDEFRDYMQVRMMKSVRYMEQGNHIVSVMAAAAPLLGLLGTVTGMVSTFEVITLYGNQNPVLMADGISEALISTQSGLLIAFPLTLMKQRLDERIEILKQEMELGATVIDNYFATRAGQRHCEP is encoded by the coding sequence ATGACTGATTTTCATTACATATTCATAGAATCTCTGCGGAATACGTATGAGGCGGGTGGCGTGGTGATGCTACCCATCCTCTTGTCGGGCGTTGTTGGATTCTATTTCCTTTTCTCGAGTTGGTTTCGCATCGGTAGCGATTTTTTCAGAAAGGATATCACTAAAGTCGTGAGGCGTATGCAGCGCGGCTTGACCGGCGAAAGAGCTGTTGTTGGAACCGAATCTTCCTCTGATGAACAGCGTGTGCAGACGACTTTGACAAACCTTCGCAAACGCGGTGGATTCCTTTCGAGAGAACTTTCTTACGCGATTGAAATTGCGCAAAAAAATTATGACGAATTTCGCGACTACATGCAAGTACGCATGATGAAAAGTGTGCGCTACATGGAACAAGGAAACCACATTGTTTCTGTGATGGCTGCAGCCGCGCCGCTCTTGGGCCTGCTTGGAACGGTTACGGGGATGGTCTCGACTTTTGAGGTAATCACGTTGTACGGAAACCAGAACCCGGTGCTGATGGCGGATGGAATTTCAGAAGCCTTGATTTCGACGCAGAGCGGGCTCTTGATTGCGTTCCCGCTGACTCTTATGAAACAGCGTTTGGACGAACGCATTGAAATCTTGAAGCAGGAAATGGAACTTGGCGCAACGGTAATCGACAACTATTTTGCAACCCGAGCTGGACAACGTCATTGCGAGCCGTAG
- a CDS encoding sulfide/dihydroorotate dehydrogenase-like FAD/NAD-binding protein, with product MAKILFKKQLSPAVFQFRVHAPLIAQERKAGQFIILQTNKDNGERVPLTIADADTNEGSITLIFQTVGKTTTELSKFEVGDDIPVLVGPLGSPTHIENFGHVVCVCGGVGIAPMHPIVQALKAAGNKVTIIMGARNESLFLMKEEMTALADNIIFMTDDGSYGRKGLVTEPLKELCEDTKGKPDMVIAIGPPIMMKFCALTTKPYGVKTVVSLNSIMVDGTGMCGGCRVTIGGKTKFVCVDGPEFDGHEVDWNNMLQRMGAFKPQEQEALHRFGANDGHKCNIDKMADAKAKESK from the coding sequence ATGGCAAAAATTCTCTTTAAAAAACAGTTATCTCCCGCGGTATTCCAATTCCGCGTCCACGCCCCGCTGATCGCGCAAGAACGTAAGGCAGGACAATTTATCATCCTCCAGACGAACAAGGACAATGGTGAACGCGTTCCGCTCACCATCGCCGATGCCGATACGAATGAAGGTTCTATCACCCTCATTTTCCAGACGGTTGGCAAGACGACGACCGAACTTTCTAAGTTCGAAGTCGGTGACGATATCCCGGTCTTGGTTGGCCCGCTCGGTTCTCCGACCCATATCGAAAACTTCGGCCACGTGGTCTGCGTTTGCGGTGGTGTCGGTATTGCCCCGATGCACCCGATTGTCCAGGCTCTCAAGGCGGCAGGTAACAAGGTCACCATCATCATGGGTGCCCGTAACGAAAGCCTCTTCCTCATGAAGGAAGAAATGACCGCTCTCGCTGACAACATCATTTTCATGACCGACGACGGTTCTTATGGCCGCAAGGGTCTCGTGACCGAACCCCTTAAGGAACTTTGCGAAGACACCAAGGGCAAGCCGGACATGGTCATCGCTATCGGTCCTCCGATCATGATGAAGTTCTGCGCTCTCACCACCAAGCCGTATGGTGTGAAGACTGTCGTTAGCCTCAACAGCATCATGGTCGACGGTACGGGCATGTGCGGTGGTTGCCGCGTCACTATCGGCGGCAAGACGAAGTTCGTCTGCGTTGATGGTCCGGAATTCGACGGCCACGAAGTCGACTGGAACAACATGCTCCAGCGTATGGGTGCGTTCAAGCCCCAGGAACAGGAAGCATTGCACCGCTTCGGTGCCAATGACGGTCACAAGTGCAACATCGACAAGATGGCTGATGCCAAGGCTAAGGAGAGCAAATAA
- a CDS encoding RrF2 family transcriptional regulator, which produces MRESTKGRYAIRVIIDMAENGESEFHPLHNLAERQGLSEKYLEAILGVLVKNNVLEGARGKGGGYKLAKPAAELTVWEILSVIETSISPVECVADGKNGCDRADVCPTLPMWKDLAKIIKDYFTGITIEQLARKAPKIARPLCNEK; this is translated from the coding sequence ATGAGAGAATCAACGAAAGGTCGATACGCTATTCGCGTTATTATTGATATGGCAGAAAACGGAGAATCCGAATTCCACCCGCTACACAACCTGGCAGAACGTCAGGGACTTTCCGAAAAATATCTCGAAGCGATTCTTGGAGTCCTCGTAAAGAACAATGTGCTCGAAGGCGCACGCGGCAAAGGCGGCGGCTACAAGCTAGCAAAGCCAGCGGCTGAACTCACGGTCTGGGAAATCCTGAGTGTCATTGAGACATCCATTAGCCCGGTGGAATGTGTTGCTGACGGGAAAAACGGTTGCGACCGTGCAGACGTCTGCCCGACACTCCCGATGTGGAAGGACTTGGCTAAAATCATCAAGGATTACTTCACGGGAATTACGATCGAGCAACTGGCCCGCAAAGCCCCAAAAATTGCGCGCCCGCTCTGCAATGAAAAATAA
- a CDS encoding DUF3450 family protein, whose amino-acid sequence MKRLNILPFAVLVFSLSGLAFADYESEIRDLKLQKEKLNSEIQNLNTRIASTDSMLRADVSHRQLLEQRYKADVERRNLEIDSLNAKIRKVASSLQQERNKQARAKNKSDNVAAKRRALRGELAKICKQLEVQIAQTLPWERDKRLDRAKSLTREIESGNVTEEEAFSRMKSLVNEEIKFGDEVSVVNSPLTRKNGEIVNATILRIGNQWMVYVDENGASYGRLERKLENDKIVYEWNEELNLEERAAVKLAIDVKQAKKPPQIVKLPVSLSVVGGVR is encoded by the coding sequence ATGAAACGATTGAATATATTGCCTTTTGCGGTCCTTGTTTTCTCGCTTTCGGGCCTAGCTTTTGCAGACTACGAGTCCGAAATTCGCGACCTGAAATTGCAGAAGGAAAAGCTGAATTCTGAAATTCAAAATTTGAATACTCGAATCGCGTCGACGGATTCGATGCTACGTGCCGATGTGTCCCACCGCCAGTTGCTTGAACAGCGCTACAAGGCGGATGTGGAACGCCGTAATCTGGAAATTGATAGCCTGAATGCCAAAATTCGCAAGGTGGCATCAAGCCTCCAGCAGGAGCGCAACAAGCAGGCCCGCGCGAAGAACAAGAGCGATAACGTGGCCGCAAAACGCCGTGCATTGCGCGGTGAACTTGCCAAAATCTGTAAACAGCTCGAAGTCCAAATTGCGCAGACGCTCCCGTGGGAACGCGACAAGCGCCTTGATCGTGCAAAATCTTTGACGCGTGAAATCGAAAGCGGAAACGTGACCGAAGAAGAAGCATTTTCTCGCATGAAGTCGCTCGTGAATGAAGAAATCAAGTTTGGCGATGAAGTTTCTGTGGTCAACAGCCCGCTCACTCGCAAAAATGGCGAAATTGTGAATGCGACAATTCTCCGCATAGGGAACCAGTGGATGGTCTATGTTGATGAAAACGGAGCCTCTTACGGTCGCCTGGAACGTAAGCTGGAAAACGATAAGATTGTTTATGAATGGAACGAAGAATTGAATCTTGAGGAACGCGCCGCTGTGAAACTTGCCATCGATGTGAAGCAGGCTAAAAAGCCACCTCAGATTGTAAAATTGCCTGTAAGTTTGTCTGTTGTGGGAGGCGTGAGATGA
- a CDS encoding ExbD/TolR family protein, with product MEFNLPRRKQKDVGIEMGPLMDIVFILLIFFVVTSSFTRETGVDVTKPQAQSASQLEKENLLIAITREGTIHMNERQVDLASLQDILKQSLAKAPDREAVVIADKESETGVLVQVIDMCNLAGVKKVSIAAQAE from the coding sequence ATGGAATTTAATTTACCGAGAAGAAAACAGAAAGACGTGGGCATTGAAATGGGTCCGCTGATGGATATCGTGTTCATCTTGCTCATCTTTTTTGTGGTGACGTCGTCGTTCACTCGCGAAACGGGTGTGGATGTGACGAAACCGCAGGCGCAATCGGCGAGCCAACTTGAAAAAGAAAACTTGCTCATAGCCATCACGCGTGAAGGGACGATTCACATGAATGAACGCCAGGTGGATTTGGCGAGCCTGCAAGACATCTTGAAACAGTCTCTCGCCAAAGCGCCTGACCGCGAAGCCGTCGTGATTGCCGACAAGGAATCCGAAACTGGCGTTCTCGTTCAGGTCATCGATATGTGCAATTTGGCCGGCGTCAAAAAAGTCTCCATCGCCGCCCAAGCAGAATAA